The Methanofervidicoccus sp. A16 genome has a segment encoding these proteins:
- a CDS encoding PHP domain-containing protein, translated as MKVDMHVHTINSSCSLNPIRLLKKLCSKMGILPMICDHNKLTKTDFGIPGEEISTDRGEFIGLFLNETVKDRDIFEAMDKVKEQGGLIYLPHPFDEKRVRSLCRYNILNDKDFKKRVDIVEVFNSRCEDNRPNELAYEYAKINNMLMGVGSDSHFPWELGNAYLIVEEFDRDNPKEFLKVLKKNNKNGFKYYGKLGSPVNMLCSKLSKRINKSGSLRIPKLKFNKDMIRYL; from the coding sequence ATGAAAGTAGATATGCATGTCCACACTATAAACTCCAGTTGTTCCCTGAATCCCATAAGATTGCTGAAGAAGTTATGCTCAAAGATGGGAATACTCCCTATGATATGTGATCACAACAAACTTACAAAAACAGATTTTGGAATACCTGGAGAGGAGATATCTACAGATAGAGGTGAATTTATAGGCCTATTTTTAAATGAAACTGTAAAAGACAGAGATATCTTTGAGGCCATGGATAAGGTAAAGGAGCAGGGAGGGTTGATATATCTGCCCCATCCATTTGATGAAAAGAGGGTTAGGTCCCTCTGTAGATACAACATACTTAACGATAAAGATTTTAAAAAAAGGGTAGATATTGTAGAGGTCTTTAACAGCAGATGTGAAGACAACAGGCCTAACGAACTGGCCTACGAATACGCCAAAATAAACAACATGCTCATGGGTGTAGGAAGTGATTCCCATTTTCCCTGGGAATTGGGCAACGCATATCTAATAGTTGAAGAATTTGACAGGGATAACCCCAAGGAGTTTTTAAAGGTACTTAAGAAAAACAACAAGAATGGTTTTAAGTATTATGGGAAGTTAGGGAGTCCTGTAAATATGTTATGTAGCAAACTTTCCAAGAGAATAAACAAATCAGGCTCTCTGAGGATCCCAAAGTTGAAGTTTAACAAGGATATGATAAGATACCTGTAA
- the wecB gene encoding non-hydrolyzing UDP-N-acetylglucosamine 2-epimerase: MKVGIVLGTRPEIIKLSPIIRKLEEFKNNDIEYFIIHTNQHYSENLDRIFFKELNLPEPKYNLGVGSASHGKQTGRMLEGIERVLIREKPDIVVVQGDTNSTLAGALASSKLGIKVAHVEAGLRSYDRGMPEEINRVLTDHISNYLFVPTKVAEENLRREGIRENVFLVGNTIVDATLQNIEIAERRKEEIFEEEMLDIVRDRDYFLLTIHRAENTDNRRRLKSIVEGILKVAEYYDKTVVFPAHPRTENKLKKYCLWDKLKNSNIKILEPIGYFKFLILEKYAKLILTDSGGVQEEACILKVPCITLRKNTERPETLEVGSNILVDVEKGDILEAVDTMLRRSRNWRNPFGDGKSGERIVKILVEGYDSSMER; the protein is encoded by the coding sequence ATGAAAGTTGGGATAGTCCTTGGAACCCGTCCCGAGATAATAAAATTATCTCCTATAATAAGAAAGTTAGAGGAATTTAAAAACAACGATATCGAATACTTTATTATACACACCAATCAACACTACTCTGAAAACTTAGATCGTATCTTTTTTAAGGAGTTAAACCTTCCAGAACCTAAGTACAACTTAGGAGTAGGATCTGCCTCCCATGGGAAACAGACAGGGAGGATGCTTGAAGGGATAGAAAGGGTTTTAATAAGAGAAAAACCTGATATAGTAGTTGTCCAGGGAGATACAAATTCCACCCTTGCGGGAGCCCTTGCATCTTCGAAGTTGGGAATAAAAGTTGCCCATGTTGAGGCAGGACTGAGGAGTTACGACAGAGGTATGCCAGAGGAGATAAACAGGGTTTTAACAGATCATATATCTAACTACCTCTTTGTACCTACAAAGGTTGCAGAGGAGAATCTTAGAAGAGAAGGTATAAGGGAGAATGTTTTTCTCGTTGGGAACACCATAGTAGATGCTACACTTCAGAATATTGAAATTGCAGAAAGGAGAAAGGAGGAGATCTTTGAGGAAGAGATGTTAGATATAGTTAGAGATAGGGATTACTTTTTACTTACCATCCATAGGGCGGAGAATACAGATAACAGGAGGAGGTTGAAGAGTATAGTAGAGGGGATACTTAAAGTGGCAGAGTACTACGACAAGACTGTTGTATTTCCAGCCCATCCAAGGACAGAAAATAAGTTAAAGAAATACTGCCTTTGGGATAAGTTAAAAAATAGTAATATAAAGATACTTGAACCAATAGGGTACTTTAAATTCCTCATCCTGGAGAAGTACGCCAAGTTGATATTAACAGACAGTGGAGGGGTACAGGAGGAGGCATGTATATTGAAGGTTCCCTGTATCACCTTAAGGAAGAATACAGAGCGCCCAGAAACCTTGGAAGTTGGAAGTAATATATTGGTAGATGTGGAGAAGGGAGACATTTTAGAGGCAGTAGATACTATGCTTAGGAGAAGTAGGAACTGGAGAAATCCCTTTGGAGATGGTAAAAGTGGAGAGCGTATTGTTAAAATACTGGTAGAGGGATACGACTCATCCATGGAAAGGTAG
- the hisS gene encoding histidine--tRNA ligase, which translates to MFSRPKGTRDFLPKEMKKRRIVEEKLRKVFESYNFKEILTPTFESFQLLSKKTGEEIRRQLFVFKDHGGREMGLRPEITSSVVRLYLNELKNYPKPLKLYYFANCFRYENPQAGRYREFWQMGCELIGSKYPIADGEVINLAMDGLDAVGLEYETHIGHLGVLKGVFERFNISEEEELNIRRLIDKEDYRGLGDYLESIETSQELKDTVFTLLKFKGDREILGEVKEVLKDYPLSLQALENLEEILEFVKKEDVVINFGIARGLDYYTGMVFEIYGKREGAKQVCGGGRYDNLIELFGGEPTPAVGFAYGFDRIMLNIPDFEVEEEVILIVPVKKDRGLLKRSLQIADELRRKGKVVEVDLMNRRLNKALNYANALGIKKVVIVGERELEKGMVLVRDMRTGEQVGVKLEELGEFV; encoded by the coding sequence ATGTTTAGTAGGCCCAAGGGGACGAGGGATTTTTTACCTAAGGAGATGAAGAAGAGGAGGATCGTAGAGGAAAAACTTAGGAAGGTTTTTGAGAGTTATAACTTCAAGGAGATACTTACACCTACCTTTGAGAGTTTTCAACTACTGTCTAAGAAGACTGGGGAGGAGATAAGGAGACAACTCTTTGTATTTAAGGATCATGGAGGTAGGGAGATGGGCCTTAGGCCTGAGATCACATCATCTGTTGTTAGACTCTATCTAAATGAACTTAAAAACTACCCTAAACCTTTAAAACTCTACTACTTTGCAAACTGCTTTAGATACGAGAACCCTCAGGCTGGGAGGTACAGGGAGTTTTGGCAGATGGGCTGTGAGTTGATAGGTAGTAAGTATCCCATAGCAGATGGGGAGGTTATAAACCTTGCCATGGACGGCTTAGATGCTGTAGGTTTGGAGTACGAGACTCATATAGGACATTTAGGGGTACTTAAGGGAGTATTTGAGAGGTTTAACATCTCGGAGGAGGAGGAGTTGAATATAAGGAGATTAATAGATAAGGAGGATTACAGGGGACTTGGGGATTACTTGGAGAGTATAGAGACCTCCCAGGAGTTAAAAGATACAGTATTCACCTTATTGAAATTTAAGGGAGATAGGGAGATACTGGGAGAGGTAAAGGAGGTATTAAAAGACTATCCTCTATCACTCCAGGCTTTAGAGAACTTAGAGGAGATACTAGAGTTTGTAAAGAAGGAGGATGTAGTTATAAATTTCGGGATAGCGAGGGGATTGGATTACTACACAGGTATGGTATTTGAGATATACGGGAAGAGGGAGGGGGCTAAGCAGGTATGTGGTGGGGGTAGATACGACAACCTCATAGAACTCTTTGGAGGGGAGCCTACACCTGCAGTTGGTTTTGCCTATGGGTTTGACAGGATAATGTTGAATATCCCTGATTTTGAGGTAGAGGAGGAGGTTATACTGATAGTACCTGTTAAGAAGGATAGGGGTTTATTGAAGAGATCTTTACAGATTGCAGATGAACTTAGGAGAAAGGGGAAGGTTGTAGAGGTAGATCTGATGAACAGGAGGTTGAACAAGGCACTTAACTACGCCAACGCCCTTGGGATTAAAAAGGTTGTAATTGTGGGTGAGAGGGAGTTGGAGAAGGGGATGGTGTTAGTAAGAGATATGAGAACTGGAGAACAGGTAGGTGTAAAGTTGGAGGAGTTAGGAGAGTTTGTTTAA
- the cofC gene encoding 2-phospho-L-lactate guanylyltransferase — MSSVVIPVSPLKSAKSRLKDILTPDERENLIKNMLLDVYTGLKNACNSIYVVSKDKDILSFSRELGIIPILENDTKDLNDALQYAIGRIEDDTVAIVPADVPLIRKEDISRLIEKVENRKRSVLICPSRGGGTNLLILNPKDVIKPSYEGFSFLKHCELCRRNKVKLYIYSSFYISIDINTPEDLGEVFIHGRDTYTYKYLKELGISAHPRHSSAGRFVIVRD, encoded by the coding sequence ATGTCTTCAGTAGTAATCCCTGTCTCACCTTTAAAATCTGCAAAATCACGATTAAAGGATATTTTAACACCTGATGAGAGAGAAAATCTTATAAAAAACATGCTCTTGGATGTTTACACTGGGTTGAAAAATGCCTGTAATAGTATCTACGTTGTAAGTAAAGATAAGGATATACTCTCATTTTCAAGGGAGTTGGGAATTATACCGATATTAGAAAATGATACCAAAGACCTCAACGATGCTCTCCAATACGCCATTGGGAGGATAGAAGATGATACAGTAGCGATAGTACCTGCAGATGTGCCTCTTATTAGGAAAGAGGATATTAGTAGATTGATAGAAAAGGTGGAGAATAGGAAGAGATCTGTACTTATATGTCCATCAAGAGGAGGAGGAACAAATCTACTAATTTTAAACCCTAAAGATGTTATAAAACCATCTTATGAAGGTTTTAGTTTTTTAAAACATTGTGAACTATGTAGAAGAAATAAGGTAAAATTATACATCTATTCTTCTTTTTACATCTCAATAGATATAAACACTCCAGAGGATTTAGGAGAGGTTTTTATCCATGGAAGGGATACCTATACCTATAAGTATCTAAAAGAATTAGGGATATCTGCACATCCCAGGCACTCCTCAGCGGGAAGGTTTGTAATTGTTAGGGATTAA
- a CDS encoding MBL fold metallo-hydrolase, translated as MKIYKIEGKGYECNKYLIVGKRNILVDPGMPEGFLSTLEEMESIVKDIDFIINTHCHYDHTGGDYLYEDHFHVPVIIHNAEVEVLRRGSDITLAPLFNSKMVPPREVIPLEEVLEELRRCNIEVVETPGHTKGSISLICGNYLITGDTLFAHGVGRWDFPTGNLEELKSSILKLQRIIEERGISKILPGHGEDAYTHNLDIKSLLLGL; from the coding sequence ATGAAAATATACAAAATAGAGGGAAAAGGATACGAGTGCAACAAATACCTTATAGTAGGTAAAAGAAATATTCTCGTAGATCCTGGAATGCCAGAGGGCTTCCTTTCTACCTTAGAAGAAATGGAAAGTATTGTAAAGGATATAGACTTTATAATAAACACCCATTGCCACTACGATCATACAGGAGGAGATTATCTCTACGAGGATCACTTCCATGTACCTGTTATAATTCATAATGCAGAGGTAGAGGTCTTAAGGAGAGGTAGTGATATTACACTTGCTCCACTCTTCAACAGTAAGATGGTTCCTCCAAGGGAGGTTATACCCTTAGAGGAGGTTTTAGAGGAGTTAAGGAGGTGCAATATCGAGGTTGTAGAAACTCCTGGCCATACCAAAGGCAGTATATCTTTAATATGTGGCAACTATCTGATAACTGGAGATACCCTATTTGCCCATGGTGTAGGTAGGTGGGATTTTCCCACTGGAAACTTAGAAGAGTTAAAATCTTCAATTTTAAAACTCCAGAGGATAATTGAGGAGAGAGGTATATCTAAAATACTACCTGGACATGGAGAGGATGCCTATACTCACAACCTAGATATAAAATCTTTACTACTGGGATTGTAG
- a CDS encoding DUF99 family protein, which translates to MIHIKDEIGVLGIDDGPFSKESKEVLLIGTYYRGNRILDGVYFKRIEKDGMDSTEKIVEIVKGKHEKKINVIFLDGITFGGFNIADIHKIYEKTNIPVVAVMNNLPDYEKIERALMKYFKDYESRISILRSLPKPEKFDDIYLQYVGIERKTLELIIKKTRLKSKVPECLRVSHLIGRGFLYL; encoded by the coding sequence ATGATCCATATTAAGGATGAAATAGGAGTACTAGGAATAGATGATGGGCCCTTCAGTAAGGAGAGTAAAGAGGTACTCCTAATAGGTACCTACTACAGGGGTAATAGAATATTGGATGGTGTTTATTTTAAAAGAATTGAAAAGGACGGTATGGATTCTACAGAAAAGATCGTTGAGATTGTAAAGGGAAAGCATGAAAAAAAGATAAATGTAATATTTTTAGATGGTATAACCTTTGGAGGCTTTAATATTGCAGATATTCACAAGATATATGAGAAAACTAATATTCCAGTGGTTGCTGTAATGAACAACCTGCCAGACTATGAAAAAATAGAGAGGGCTCTGATGAAATACTTTAAAGACTATGAAAGCAGGATATCTATATTACGTTCCTTACCAAAGCCTGAAAAATTTGATGATATATATCTCCAGTACGTAGGAATAGAGAGAAAAACCTTAGAGTTGATTATTAAAAAAACGAGATTGAAAAGTAAAGTTCCTGAATGTTTAAGGGTGTCTCATCTCATAGGGAGAGGTTTTCTCTACCTTTAA
- a CDS encoding metal-sulfur cluster assembly factor — translation MVSKEDIINALKKVIDPHMGISIVDMGLVKNVEIDEENNVSFELIPTNPACMSVMGMALGAKEEVKKIDGVKDVKVVVKGHIMEEDINKIVNNSK, via the coding sequence ATGGTATCTAAAGAGGATATAATAAATGCTCTAAAAAAGGTTATAGACCCTCATATGGGGATAAGTATTGTAGATATGGGGTTGGTAAAGAACGTAGAGATAGACGAGGAGAACAACGTCTCCTTTGAGTTGATACCTACAAACCCTGCATGTATGAGTGTAATGGGAATGGCGTTGGGGGCAAAGGAGGAGGTTAAGAAGATAGATGGGGTAAAGGATGTTAAGGTTGTTGTAAAGGGGCATATAATGGAGGAGGACATTAACAAGATCGTAAATAACAGTAAATGA
- the aspS gene encoding aspartate--tRNA(Asn) ligase yields MDVNVDSLGTWRRTHYTSEIDGEMDGEEVIVMGWVNSIRKLGKLVFIILRDREGMIQVVIPKQKVPEEVFKIGKSLGREDVVAIKGKVVANEKAPGGCEIIPIEIKVLNRAKSPLPLDPSEKVPADLDTRLDNRFLDLRRPKITALFKLRSEMLRVVRNTFYQEGFIEVNTPKLVASATEGGTELFPISYFEREAFLSQSPQLYKQMLMAAGFDRVFEIGPIFRAEEHNTRRHLNEAVSIDCEMSFSDDKGAMEMLEKVVYNTLVHLKDHCKREMEVLDIDLKIPDIPFPRLTYDEAVDIINAKGVEMEWGEDLSRAGEKALGEYMEGFYFITDWPRDIRPFYTLPKEEDPKLCKAFDLMYKDLEIASGAQRNHIYDLLVDSIKRMGLNPESFESYLQAFRYGMPPHAGWGLGADRFMMVLGGQKNIRECVLFPRDRHRLTP; encoded by the coding sequence ATGGATGTGAATGTGGATAGTTTAGGCACCTGGAGGAGGACACACTATACAAGTGAGATAGATGGAGAGATGGATGGAGAGGAAGTAATAGTAATGGGATGGGTAAATTCCATAAGGAAGTTAGGTAAGTTGGTATTTATAATACTGAGAGACAGGGAGGGGATGATACAGGTAGTCATTCCAAAGCAGAAGGTTCCTGAGGAGGTATTCAAGATAGGAAAATCCCTTGGAAGGGAGGATGTAGTTGCTATTAAGGGTAAGGTGGTGGCAAACGAGAAGGCTCCTGGGGGATGTGAGATAATACCTATAGAGATCAAGGTGCTGAACAGGGCTAAGTCTCCCCTCCCACTGGATCCCTCAGAGAAGGTACCTGCAGATTTAGATACAAGACTTGATAACAGATTTTTGGATCTTAGAAGACCTAAGATAACTGCACTCTTTAAACTAAGATCTGAGATGTTGAGAGTTGTAAGAAACACCTTCTATCAGGAGGGTTTTATAGAGGTTAATACACCGAAACTTGTGGCAAGTGCTACAGAGGGAGGTACAGAACTCTTTCCAATATCCTACTTTGAGAGGGAGGCATTCTTAAGTCAGAGTCCCCAGTTGTACAAACAGATGTTGATGGCTGCAGGCTTTGATAGAGTATTTGAGATAGGACCTATATTTAGGGCTGAGGAGCACAACACAAGGAGACACCTAAACGAGGCGGTATCTATAGACTGTGAGATGTCTTTCTCAGATGATAAGGGTGCCATGGAAATGCTCGAGAAGGTGGTATACAACACCCTTGTTCATTTAAAGGATCACTGTAAGAGGGAAATGGAGGTATTGGATATAGATCTAAAGATACCAGATATTCCATTCCCAAGACTTACATACGACGAGGCTGTTGATATTATAAACGCCAAAGGTGTGGAGATGGAATGGGGAGAGGATCTTTCAAGGGCAGGGGAGAAGGCGTTAGGGGAGTATATGGAGGGGTTCTACTTTATAACTGATTGGCCCAGAGACATTAGGCCCTTCTATACCTTACCAAAGGAGGAAGATCCAAAACTCTGTAAGGCATTCGATCTTATGTATAAAGATCTGGAGATCGCCTCAGGTGCCCAGAGAAACCACATATACGATCTCTTGGTGGATAGTATTAAGAGGATGGGTTTGAATCCTGAGAGTTTCGAGAGTTATCTTCAGGCTTTTAGATACGGGATGCCACCTCATGCAGGTTGGGGGTTAGGTGCAGATAGGTTTATGATGGTGTTGGGGGGACAGAAGAACATCAGGGAGTGTGTTCTCTTCCCAAGGGATAGACATAGACTTACACCTTAA
- a CDS encoding CBS domain-containing protein, producing MLNEPIIEIATKDPVTITPDTPISKAIGIMEKHHFHNLIVLDEEGNIYLVTMHDLLLASSINENVETLMFKPHCVNQNTPVIDAICEIIDSGQRAAPVVDDEEKLVGIVTDYDIMSRVGRSELLKDVKITKVMTRDPITIYEYESIGKARSLMRKHNIGRLIVLDRDGKPVGMVTEDDILRKIYKPKRRMTLGEVVGEKIPRMSQPVSLIMSTPLITADIDSTIPEVARIMEKYDIRGVPIMKKGILKGIVTRVDIMKYIRELRKERVVEVEIYGEFDEDMKELAERILMTEVKKIVKYSGKLHWIKIAVKKEHDKGGVPYYHVKVYVKTPRKLYVGEGRPKLSTSKRMEMEEEDIILVTEKQRWDFIEVLKDALDSVLKQIEIDKEREHPKHAKRIIEE from the coding sequence ATGTTAAATGAACCAATAATAGAGATAGCCACAAAGGATCCAGTTACAATTACTCCAGATACTCCAATATCCAAGGCCATAGGGATAATGGAAAAGCACCACTTCCACAATCTGATAGTATTAGATGAAGAAGGAAATATATACCTAGTCACTATGCACGATCTACTGTTAGCATCATCTATAAACGAAAATGTAGAGACCCTAATGTTCAAACCACACTGTGTAAATCAGAACACTCCTGTAATAGATGCTATATGTGAGATAATAGACAGTGGTCAAAGAGCGGCACCAGTGGTAGATGACGAAGAAAAATTGGTGGGTATCGTTACAGATTACGATATAATGAGTAGGGTAGGTAGATCTGAACTCTTAAAAGATGTTAAAATAACCAAGGTAATGACTAGAGATCCTATAACTATATATGAGTATGAGAGTATAGGTAAGGCTAGGAGTTTAATGAGGAAACATAACATAGGTAGGTTGATAGTACTGGATAGAGACGGTAAGCCTGTAGGGATGGTTACAGAGGACGATATACTGAGGAAGATATACAAACCTAAAAGGAGAATGACACTAGGGGAGGTAGTGGGAGAGAAGATTCCAAGAATGTCTCAGCCTGTTTCCCTTATTATGAGTACTCCTCTAATAACTGCAGATATTGACTCCACCATCCCAGAGGTTGCCAGAATCATGGAGAAGTACGATATAAGGGGAGTTCCCATCATGAAAAAGGGAATATTGAAGGGGATAGTTACAAGAGTAGACATAATGAAATATATCAGGGAACTGAGAAAGGAGAGGGTTGTAGAGGTGGAGATCTACGGTGAATTTGATGAGGATATGAAGGAACTGGCAGAGAGAATACTGATGACAGAGGTTAAGAAGATAGTTAAGTACTCTGGAAAACTTCACTGGATAAAGATAGCAGTAAAGAAGGAGCATGACAAAGGAGGAGTGCCCTACTATCATGTTAAGGTATACGTTAAGACTCCTAGAAAACTCTATGTAGGAGAGGGACGTCCCAAGTTGTCCACCAGTAAGAGAATGGAGATGGAGGAAGAGGATATCATATTAGTAACGGAAAAACAGAGATGGGACTTTATCGAAGTATTGAAGGATGCCTTAGATTCAGTTCTGAAACAGATAGAGATAGATAAGGAGAGAGAACATCCTAAACATGCGAAAAGGATTATAGAAGAATAA
- a CDS encoding LysR family transcriptional regulator produces MDLSSKINIKYRGKEITENQIKIIELLLKTKSQNKVAKILNIPTSSVNIQIKRLEKKLGIKIIQSSTSGTVVTEEGQEILEYYQRIKRRMGETSFIACGFISSEIGRMLFDNIIISSFDNILKLYRMGMVKILGIDDPYWSYRLGDPIPVVYDYMVMVYRDKFDVKNLIGVRYSPQRILWNVLKSRGIYFRVRKVVKDPIQGIELVKKGYSLFLNESLVKYVDGNLNIEKPPFYRDTKHTLNFIAIEDEEKVVKTIKKKRKELESRGFEVVE; encoded by the coding sequence ATGGATCTCTCCAGTAAGATAAACATAAAATACAGAGGAAAGGAGATAACTGAAAATCAGATAAAAATAATAGAACTACTCCTAAAAACAAAATCCCAGAACAAAGTTGCCAAAATACTCAATATACCTACCTCTTCAGTGAATATCCAGATAAAAAGACTTGAGAAGAAGTTAGGAATAAAGATTATCCAATCTTCAACCTCTGGAACTGTTGTTACTGAGGAGGGACAGGAGATCCTTGAGTACTATCAGAGAATAAAGAGAAGGATGGGAGAAACCTCCTTTATAGCCTGCGGGTTTATATCTAGTGAGATAGGTAGGATGCTGTTCGACAATATAATAATATCCTCATTTGACAACATCCTAAAACTCTACAGGATGGGAATGGTAAAAATCCTCGGTATAGACGATCCCTACTGGAGTTATAGGTTAGGAGATCCTATACCTGTGGTATACGACTATATGGTAATGGTGTACAGAGATAAATTCGATGTAAAGAACTTAATAGGGGTAAGGTACTCTCCTCAGAGGATCCTGTGGAATGTGTTGAAAAGTAGAGGTATATATTTTAGGGTAAGGAAAGTTGTCAAGGATCCCATTCAAGGTATAGAGTTAGTTAAAAAGGGATACAGTTTATTTTTAAATGAATCTCTTGTAAAGTACGTAGATGGGAATCTAAATATTGAGAAACCTCCCTTCTATAGGGATACAAAACATACCTTGAACTTTATAGCGATAGAGGATGAGGAGAAGGTTGTAAAAACTATAAAGAAAAAGAGAAAAGAGTTAGAAAGTAGAGGTTTTGAGGTTGTGGAATAA
- the nikR gene encoding nickel-responsive transcriptional regulator NikR, translating to MVDMDRISVSLPTKLLEEFDKVISERGYACRSEAIRDAIRDYIVKHKWIRSLEGERIGNISIIYSHHSPELMKKLTTIQHSYTDLIIATLHMHLDHEHCMEVILVRGDAKRIKELTDKLASQKGVKYVKLTVMAPGGKIPE from the coding sequence ATGGTCGATATGGATAGAATTAGTGTATCTCTACCTACAAAACTACTGGAAGAGTTCGATAAGGTAATATCTGAAAGGGGCTACGCATGTAGAAGTGAGGCAATAAGAGACGCCATAAGGGATTACATTGTTAAGCATAAGTGGATACGTAGTTTAGAGGGGGAAAGGATAGGCAATATATCTATTATATATAGCCATCACTCTCCTGAATTGATGAAGAAATTAACAACTATCCAGCATTCCTATACAGATCTAATTATAGCAACCCTCCATATGCATTTAGATCATGAACACTGTATGGAGGTAATCCTTGTAAGGGGGGATGCAAAGAGAATAAAGGAACTTACAGACAAATTGGCATCTCAAAAGGGAGTTAAATATGTTAAATTGACAGTAATGGCGCCTGGTGGCAAAATCCCTGAGTAA